The Phyllostomus discolor isolate MPI-MPIP mPhyDis1 chromosome 4, mPhyDis1.pri.v3, whole genome shotgun sequence genome window below encodes:
- the PTP4A1 gene encoding protein tyrosine phosphatase type IVA 1 isoform X2 — protein sequence MARMNRPAPVEVTYKNMRFLITHNPTNATLNKFIEELKKYGVTTIVRVCEATYDTTLVEKEGIHVLDWPFDDGAPPSSQIVDDWLGLVKIKFREEPGCCIAVHCVAGLGRAPVLVALALIEGGMKYEDAVQFIRHGVELLTASNFCIWRSIVLKCGCASKTPMVIETTVAFSKMGA from the exons ATGGCTCGAATGAATCGCCCAGCTCCTGTGGAAGTCACGTACAAGAACATGAGATTTCTTATTACACACAATCCAACCAATGCGACCTTAAACAAATTTATAGAG GAACTTAAGAAGTATGGCGTTACCACAATAGTTAGAGTATGTGAAGCAACTTATGACACTACTCTTGTGGAGAAAGAAGGCATCCATGTTCTT gaTTGGCCTTTTGATGATGGGGCACCACCATCCAGCCAGATTGTTGATGACTGGTTAGGTCTCGTAAAAATTAAGTTTCGTGAAGAACCTGGCTGTTGTATTGCTGTTCATTGTGTTGCAGGCCTTGGGAG AGCTCCGGTGCTTGTTGCCTTAGCATTAATTGAAGGTGGAATGAAATATGAAGACGCAGTACAATTCATAAGACA CGGCGTGGAGCTTTTAACAGCAAGCAACTTTTGTATTTGGAGAAGTATCGTCCTAAAATGCGGCTGCGCTTCAAAGACTCCAATGGTCATAGAAACAACTGTTGCATTCAGTAAAATGGGTGCCTGA
- the PTP4A1 gene encoding protein tyrosine phosphatase type IVA 1 isoform X1: MARMNRPAPVEVTYKNMRFLITHNPTNATLNKFIEELKKYGVTTIVRVCEATYDTTLVEKEGIHVLDWPFDDGAPPSSQIVDDWLGLVKIKFREEPGCCIAVHCVAGLGRAPVLVALALIEGGMKYEDAVQFIRQKRRGAFNSKQLLYLEKYRPKMRLRFKDSNGHRNNCCIQ, from the exons ATGGCTCGAATGAATCGCCCAGCTCCTGTGGAAGTCACGTACAAGAACATGAGATTTCTTATTACACACAATCCAACCAATGCGACCTTAAACAAATTTATAGAG GAACTTAAGAAGTATGGCGTTACCACAATAGTTAGAGTATGTGAAGCAACTTATGACACTACTCTTGTGGAGAAAGAAGGCATCCATGTTCTT gaTTGGCCTTTTGATGATGGGGCACCACCATCCAGCCAGATTGTTGATGACTGGTTAGGTCTCGTAAAAATTAAGTTTCGTGAAGAACCTGGCTGTTGTATTGCTGTTCATTGTGTTGCAGGCCTTGGGAG AGCTCCGGTGCTTGTTGCCTTAGCATTAATTGAAGGTGGAATGAAATATGAAGACGCAGTACAATTCATAAGACA aaAGCGGCGTGGAGCTTTTAACAGCAAGCAACTTTTGTATTTGGAGAAGTATCGTCCTAAAATGCGGCTGCGCTTCAAAGACTCCAATGGTCATAGAAACAACTGTTGCATTCAGTAA